A single genomic interval of Candidatus Leptovillus gracilis harbors:
- a CDS encoding type II toxin-antitoxin system HicB family antitoxin has protein sequence MRQVIIYPGEDGFWIAECPSLPGCISQGETRQEAIANIREAIDLYIEVLVEDGVPVPEDHLEALLVAV, from the coding sequence ATGAGACAAGTCATCATTTACCCTGGTGAAGATGGATTTTGGATCGCCGAGTGTCCCAGTTTGCCAGGTTGTATCAGCCAGGGTGAAACACGGCAAGAAGCCATTGCCAACATCCGCGAAGCGATTGATCTATATATTGAGGTATTGGTTGAAGATGGAGTGCCTGTACCTGAAGATCACCTTGAGGCCCTCCTGGTAGCCGTTTAA
- a CDS encoding type II toxin-antitoxin system HicA family toxin, whose amino-acid sequence MGKLPNISGDDCVKALNKAGFYFKRQRGSHIMPRRDGPYAQVVVPNHQQLDRGTLRAIIRQADLSADEFLSLI is encoded by the coding sequence ATGGGTAAACTACCAAATATTTCTGGTGATGATTGTGTAAAAGCCCTGAATAAAGCGGGCTTTTACTTTAAAAGACAGCGTGGGAGTCATATTATGCCCCGTCGAGATGGTCCATATGCTCAAGTCGTGGTACCCAATCACCAGCAGTTGGATCGTGGGACATTGCGAGCGATCATTCGGCAAGCTGACCTGAGTGCGGATGAATTTCTAAGCCTTATTTAA